One stretch of Plasmodium yoelii strain 17X genome assembly, chromosome: 5 DNA includes these proteins:
- a CDS encoding tRNA-methyltransferase, producing MFFSLTLLYAIWLVSFVINKKIPFYQNVKKINYQYYIKNYVRGNLFDDKNKIKKNIIKYNRKEEIESKIYDTHPNCHNINNVCQNEIYKNHIEKIYNDLNSLITKSDKINYIINVGNKNCKDYYIPINKIKFTNKHIFNHTKKHKFYINNLRDNIKYVYINKCNTNVYLGVDIERRCFENDEIGTRCEDISGSTPSGICKPKGCEMLLPNEGEREKILELLKMNDISGIEKIMKKEKFLKNEKIKYYITIDGCSDNIVVSSFIYILLKGINKLDLDFFFNINLKKIANDLKNMFEIYVNTEHIVNHIYKQICKFFLKINKTENLKKEENTNVNKTVNYNLTMDKIKKKNNILSKFDINNNKKKINFTKNMKIYCYPKVAHMLSGGVDSLMALILLEKKKFYIDNFYFNFTHYNCSKNDLKYVKNICKNRNNLHIININNEYYENVFLPMLRSYSKGQVPNPDIVCNKKIKYNFFLKTIKKMSKIKGKKFNYAYISTGHYAMISTNNSENCNNLFNNNFPYIKGKNEKKIKNKNINKIKDKNKIRERCKLVVSNDLKKDQTFFLSSFSEKQLSKFLFPLSLYNKNYIKLFMKKNNITNYNPNETKGLCLYGNVNMHSLLKLYFKGEEQSGEQSGEQSGEQSGEQNGEQSGKQSEEQSGKQGEMQSVDLYRFKKNDIKGFNLNYVNYIIDIDDEIVMDKNSDIHLYTIGQNKHITTYIHDLYIKKFQKKKNEKNLFSSCQWTVIYKKLLEKEIKCKNGEKKIIENFIYVTKNYSDKKFSILKKKCKLKNIKWIGKYDDNGGIPIYLKKIKNKNGNIKNSGVIIFVKIRNNEKIKKAKLIFNKNNKEGYLKLENTDIGLSPGQIITFYLPFIIKKNNITQYIYNIDKCLHFPIYYHCIGNAKITNQYLNIGIYKKIMEIHKKNNLTTF from the coding sequence ATGTTTTTCTCGTTAACATTATTATACGCCATTTGGTTGGTATCATttgttataaataaaaaaataccatTTTAccaaaatgtaaaaaaaataaattatcagtattatataaaaaattatgtacgGGGAAATTTGtttgatgataaaaataaaataaaaaaaaatataataaaatataacaggAAAGAAGAAATTGAGAGTAAAATTTATGATACACATCCTAATTGtcataatattaataatgtatgtcaaaatgaaatttataaaaatcacATAGAAAAGATATATAACGATCTAAATAGTTTGATTACAAAAagtgataaaattaattatattattaatgtaggaaataaaaattgtaaagaTTATTATATCcccataaataaaataaaatttactaataaacatatatttaatcataCAAAAAAACACAAATTTTATATCAATAATCTTAGAGacaatattaaatatgtgtatataaataaatgcaaTACAAATGTTTATTTGGGTGTGGATATAGAGCGGCGTTGTTTTGAAAATGACGAAATAGGAACAAGATGTGAAGACATATCAGGCAGCACACCAAGCGGCATATGCAAACCTAAAGGTTGTGAAATGTTATTGCCTAATGAAGgagaaagagaaaaaattttagaattattaaaaatgaacgATATTAGTggaatagaaaaaataatgaaaaaagaaaaatttttaaaaaatgaaaaaataaaatactatATTACAATTGATGGGTGTAGTGATAATATAGTAGTAAGcagttttatttatatattattaaaaggaataaataaattagatttagattttttttttaatataaatttaaaaaaaatagctaatgatttaaaaaatatgtttgaAATATATGTCAATACAGAGCATATTGTAAATCATATATACAAACaaatttgtaaattttttttaaaaataaataagacagaaaatttgaaaaaagaagaaaatacaAATGTGAATAAAACTGTTAATTATAATCTTACTAtggacaaaataaaaaaaaaaaataatatattatcaaaatttgatataaataataataaaaaaaaaataaattttactaaaaatatgaaaatatattgctATCCAAAAGTAGCACATATGCTTAGTGGTGGTGTAGATTCACTAATGGCTTTAATTTtgttagaaaaaaaaaaattttacattgataacttttattttaattttacacATTATAATTGTAgtaaaaatgatttaaaatatgtaaaaaatatatgtaaaaatcGAAATAATTTACAcattattaacataaataatgaatattatGAGAATGTATTTTTACCAATGCTTCGAAGTTATTCAAAAGGGCAAGTTCCAAACCCTGATATTGTTtgcaataaaaaaataaaatataatttttttttaaaaaccattaaaaaaatgtctaaaataaaaggaaaaaaatttaattatgcatatatttcaACTGGGCACTATGCAATGATATCTACAAACAACTCAGAAAATTGCAACAatctttttaataataattttccatatattaaaggaaaaaatgaaaaaaaaataaaaaataaaaatataaataaaataaaagataaaaataaaataagagAGAGATGTAAATTAGTTGTTAGTAATGATTTGAAAAAAGAccaaactttttttttatcgtcTTTTTCTGAAAAAcaattatcaaaatttttatttccctTAAGtttatacaataaaaattatattaaattattcatgaaaaaaaataatattaccAATTATAATCCCAACGAAACTAAAGGGTTGTGTTTGTATGGAAATGTAAATATGCACTCTTTATTGAAGCTTTATTTTAAAGGTGAAGAGCAAAGCGGGGAGCAAAGCGGGGAACAAAGCGGGGAACAAAGCGGAGAGCAAAACGGGGAACAAAGCGGCAAGCAGAGTGAAGAGCAAAGCGGCAAGCAGGGTGAAATGCAGAGTGTAGATTTATacagatttaaaaaaaatgatataaaaggttttaatttaaattatgtaaattatattatagatatagaTGATGAAATAGTTATGGACAAAAATTCggatattcatttatatacTATAGGACAAAACAAACATATAactacatatatacatgatctatatataaaaaagtttcaaaaaaaaaaaaatgaaaaaaatttattttcatcatgtCAATGGAcagtaatatataaaaaattattggaAAAAGAgataaaatgtaaaaatggagaaaaaaaaattatagagaattttatttatgttacaaaaaattattctgataaaaaattttctattttaaaaaaaaaatgtaaattaaaaaatataaaatggatTGGAAAATATGATGATAATGGTGGTATTCcgatttatttaaaaaaaataaaaaataaaaatggaaatataaaaaatagtgGTGTAATAATATTTGTGAAAATAcgaaataatgaaaaaataaaaaaagcaaaattaatatttaataaaaataataaagaaggttatttaaaattagaaaatacAGACATTGGTTTATCACCAGGTCaaattattactttttatttgccatttattataaaaaaaaataatataactcaatatatttataacatcGATAAGTGTTTACATTTCcctatatattatcattgtatTGGGAATGCAAAAATAACAAATCAATATCTTAACAttggaatatataaaaagataatggaaattcataaaaaaaacaatctCACAACCTTTTAA
- a CDS encoding RNA-binding protein 34, putative produces the protein MEKDIICENHQKDENCDKIKDSNIGGDIISQEKKTDDLKSAKKSKKNKNKKKNKRKNTKKNKSKNKSKNKNKNENEKNENVGTGEEINSIVNFLKKNEPEYVQKEDNKKNIEEVEKKEENISLEISPQKKEKEKGKGKGKEKTKAKKNNNTDIDEQNDRTVFVGNIPLNDVSNLKLLKILGINKSLVESVRFRSLPLEEKYANKKRLGIMLKKFTNVKDNKNALIRMKRKEDIPLLLDKNGTVYNGHVLRINKLGDQNYFSRKKSICLKNLDRSLNEKDLYELFKDIDEIKGVRVLRDVENSQSRGVAFILFKNRASVKKAINMFNGKEIKDRVITVEKLLNEKENDKNYKSKNDFKKNEPKKIKQKNKNRFKHRPNNGNVKIGNKVKRKRQNWK, from the exons ATGGAGAAAGATATAATATGTGAGAATCAtcaaaaagatgaaaattgTGATAAAATTAAAGACAGTAATATTGGTGGGGATATTATAAGtcaggaaaaaaaaacagacgATTTAAAGAGTGCCAAGAAAAgcaagaaaaataaaaacaagaaaaaaaataaaagaaaaaacacgaaaaaaaataaaagcaaaAACAAAAgcaaaaacaaaaacaagAATGAGAAtgagaaaaatgaaaatgtagGAACAGGGGAGGAAATTAATTCCATAGTTAactttttgaaaaaaaacgaaCCAGAATATGTACAAAAAgaggataataaaaaaa ACATTGAAGAGgtggaaaaaaaagaagaaaatatatctttgGAAATTAGTccacaaaaaaaagaaaaggaaaaGGGAAAGGGAAAAGGAAAGGAAAAAACCAAAGCGAAAAAGAATAATAACACAGATATAGACG aaCAAAACGATCGAACAGTGTTTGTAGGCAACATACCTTTAAATGATGTAAGCAATTTGAAGTTGCTAAAAATATTAGGAATTAATAAATCATTAGTTGAATcg gtAAGATTCAGATCATTGCCTTTGGaagaaaaatatgcaaataaGAAAAGACTTGGAAtcatgttaaaaaaatttacg aaTGTAAAGGACAATAAAAATGCATTAATAAGAATGAAAAGGAAAGAGGATATTCCCTTACTTTTggataaaaat GGAACCGTGTATAATGGACATGTTTTACGAATAAATAAGTTGGGcgatcaaaattattttagtCGAAAAAAATCAATATGTCTTAAAAATTTAGATAGAAGTTTAAACGAAAAAGATTTGTATGAATTGTTTAAGGATATCGATGAAATAAAAG GGGTTCGGGTATTAAGGGATGTCGAAAATAGCCAATCAAgg ggtgttgcttttatattatttaagaACAGAGCTTCTGTTAAAAAGGCTATAAACATGTTTAATggaaaagaaataaaa gatAGAGTTATTACTGTTGAAAAgttattaaatgaaaaagagaatgataaaaatt ACAAATCAAAgaatgattttaaaaaaaacgagccaaaaaaaattaaacaaaaaaacaaaaaccGTTTCAAACATCGCCCCAATAATGGAAACGTCAAAATTGGAAATAAAGTCAAGAGGAAACGTCAAAATTGGAAATAA